The following are encoded together in the Echinicola jeungdonensis genome:
- a CDS encoding DUF1573 domain-containing protein, translating into MKQICLVSFVFVSMLLFGFSVKGQGLEKYPLIWERSQIELGSVLEEYGEVTAEFYVLNNGLKPVVLKEVATDCGCTTADYTTDTLYQDKIGRVKIAYDPQGTGGRFKKEIIVRNNLNPKGDTLYLEGYEIPHPEKVAQYYNSRVGDLGFRFSSINMGEVFTNKPKIKYVDFYNFKDMPITLDEQRNHLPEHLKINMIPAIVPAKSRGLLAIQYDGAIKNDLGFFDEIVPFHIEANGDQEIELRLLTTVHEYFDPVPKSEVDNIPKLAISEVEVDLGKISSNRVVSKSIKLTNIGEKPVNIRKIVTNCDCVDYELKTMDLLPGEDMDLLITFDPKGRLGIDHKTVAIFSNDPLNPTRTIVIKSRID; encoded by the coding sequence ATGAAACAGATTTGCCTTGTATCCTTCGTTTTTGTATCAATGTTATTATTTGGCTTTTCCGTTAAAGGTCAGGGACTTGAGAAGTATCCTTTGATTTGGGAAAGGTCCCAAATTGAATTGGGGTCGGTCCTTGAGGAATACGGAGAGGTAACCGCAGAATTTTATGTTTTGAATAACGGCCTAAAACCAGTGGTTCTCAAGGAAGTTGCGACAGATTGTGGTTGCACCACTGCTGACTATACAACCGATACTTTGTATCAGGACAAAATTGGCCGGGTAAAAATTGCCTATGATCCTCAGGGCACGGGTGGAAGGTTCAAAAAGGAAATCATTGTCCGGAATAACCTGAACCCAAAAGGAGACACCCTTTACCTGGAAGGATATGAAATTCCTCATCCTGAAAAAGTTGCCCAATATTACAATTCCCGGGTAGGAGATCTTGGTTTCCGTTTTAGCTCTATCAATATGGGAGAGGTGTTTACCAATAAGCCTAAAATCAAATATGTGGATTTTTATAACTTTAAAGATATGCCCATCACCCTCGATGAGCAAAGAAACCACTTGCCTGAGCATTTAAAAATTAATATGATTCCAGCGATTGTGCCTGCAAAATCCAGGGGCTTGCTGGCCATACAATATGATGGAGCAATTAAAAATGATTTGGGCTTTTTTGATGAAATTGTTCCATTCCACATTGAGGCTAATGGTGATCAGGAAATCGAGCTACGGCTTTTGACTACCGTTCATGAATACTTTGATCCGGTGCCTAAAAGTGAAGTGGATAATATTCCCAAACTGGCGATTTCTGAAGTGGAAGTGGATCTGGGAAAAATTTCCAGCAATAGGGTAGTGTCAAAGTCCATAAAACTGACCAATATTGGTGAAAAACCAGTCAATATCCGAAAAATAGTGACCAACTGTGATTGTGTTGATTATGAACTGAAGACAATGGACCTATTGCCTGGGGAGGATATGGATTTGCTGATAACATTTGATCCTAAGGGAAGGTTAGGAATTGACCATAAGACAGTGGCAATTTTCAGTAATGATCCCTTAAACCCGACAAGGACTATCGTGATCAAAAGCAGGATCGACTAG
- a CDS encoding tryptophan 2,3-dioxygenase family protein, whose product MNREQPPKEIIEKIHQLHEKFKASGQDLSSYLEGLLYADYLTYWDYINLDTLLTLQQPKTSFKDEKIFIIYHQITELYFKLIIWELEQIAGQEEIKAAFMKERLDRVIMYFDQLISSFSVMWKGMEKDQFLKFRMSLLPSSGFQSAQYRMIEIMSTEIQHLVNLKEREEYRDINLTSVDSLFDILYWQFGAKELATGEKTLTLKTFEQKYGKKLKELIMAYRKKNIWKTYLKCPDKDEKLTGMMRTYDMKANIFWPLAHYKSAVRYLQRDPGDIAATGGTNWQKYLPPRFQKVIFYPELWSDQEIEEWGKGWVVREVFGKEE is encoded by the coding sequence ATGAATAGGGAGCAGCCTCCTAAAGAGATCATTGAAAAGATTCACCAGCTTCACGAAAAATTCAAAGCTTCTGGACAGGATTTGTCTTCCTATCTGGAAGGTTTATTATATGCTGATTACCTGACCTATTGGGATTATATTAACCTTGATACCTTATTGACCCTTCAGCAGCCTAAAACTTCCTTCAAGGACGAAAAAATCTTTATCATTTATCACCAGATCACAGAACTTTATTTTAAGCTGATCATTTGGGAACTGGAACAGATTGCTGGACAGGAAGAAATTAAGGCTGCTTTTATGAAAGAAAGATTGGATCGGGTGATCATGTATTTTGATCAGTTGATTTCCTCTTTTTCGGTAATGTGGAAGGGGATGGAAAAAGACCAATTTTTAAAATTCCGCATGTCCCTTTTGCCTTCCAGTGGCTTTCAGAGTGCACAATACCGGATGATTGAGATCATGTCCACAGAAATCCAGCATTTGGTCAATTTAAAGGAAAGGGAAGAATACCGGGATATCAACTTGACCAGTGTGGACAGTTTGTTTGATATTTTATATTGGCAATTCGGGGCCAAAGAACTCGCTACCGGGGAAAAGACCCTTACTCTGAAAACTTTTGAGCAGAAATATGGCAAAAAGCTCAAAGAGCTGATCATGGCTTATAGGAAAAAGAATATCTGGAAAACCTATCTAAAATGTCCGGACAAGGATGAAAAGCTGACGGGGATGATGCGGACCTATGATATGAAGGCCAATATTTTTTGGCCCTTGGCACATTATAAATCAGCCGTAAGGTACCTGCAGCGGGACCCTGGGGATATCGCTGCCACAGGAGGTACCAACTGGCAAAAATATTTGCCCCCCCGTTTTCAAAAGGTGATTTTTTATCCTGAACTTTGGTCTGACCAGGAGATAGAGGAATGGGGTAAAGGCTGGGTTGTACGGGAAGTTTTTGGCAAGGAAGAATAA
- the gyrB gene encoding DNA topoisomerase (ATP-hydrolyzing) subunit B has product MSKEQELKKGEYSAGNIQILEGLEAVRKRPAMYIGDIGIKGLHHLIWEVVDNSIDEALAGHCDTIRVTILEDNSILVQDNGRGIPTDIHKKENKSALEVVMTVLHAGGKFDKDTYKVSGGLHGVGVSCVNALSAHLKATVHRNGKIFEQEYSRGVPQTDVKEVGTTEDRGTTIHFRPDEEIFSVIDYKYETIATRLREMAFLNAGIRIFLQDLRDLDEDGNPKSDEFFSEGGLVEFVEYLDETREKIIEAPIYIEGEKNGVPVQVAMSYNSSFSENVVSYVNTINTYEGGTHVSGFRRALTRTLKGYADKSGMLDKLKVEVSGDDFREGLTAVISVKVAEPQFEGQTKTKLGNSEVVSAVDSSVSEVLQYWLEEHPKEAKVIVGKVVLAAQARHAARKAREMVQRKNVLGGGGLPGKLADCANTDPKICELYLVEGDSAGGSAKQGRDRDFQAILPLKGKILNVEKAHEHKIYDNDEIKNILTALGVKFGTAEDEKELDQTNLRYHKIIIMTDADIDGSHIRTLILTLFFRYMRSLIENGYVYIALPPLYLLRKGKDERYCWTEDERVALTKEMAKDGKVDSVGIQRYKGLGEMNPEQLWTTTMDPNSRALKQVTIDSAAEADHLFSMLMGDEVAPRRDFIEKNAKYAKIDT; this is encoded by the coding sequence ATGAGTAAAGAACAAGAGTTGAAAAAGGGGGAATATTCTGCAGGGAATATTCAAATATTAGAAGGATTAGAAGCAGTAAGGAAAAGACCCGCCATGTACATTGGCGATATAGGTATTAAAGGGCTCCACCACCTGATTTGGGAAGTGGTGGATAACTCTATAGATGAAGCATTGGCGGGACATTGTGACACGATCCGTGTAACAATATTAGAGGATAATTCCATTTTGGTTCAGGATAATGGCCGTGGGATTCCTACCGATATTCACAAAAAGGAAAACAAATCAGCTTTGGAGGTGGTAATGACCGTCCTTCATGCGGGGGGGAAATTTGATAAGGACACTTATAAGGTTTCTGGAGGGCTCCATGGTGTGGGGGTTTCCTGTGTAAATGCCCTTTCTGCGCATCTTAAAGCCACAGTGCATCGTAATGGGAAAATTTTTGAACAGGAGTACTCCAGAGGGGTACCGCAAACCGATGTGAAGGAAGTCGGGACTACTGAAGATCGAGGTACCACCATCCATTTTAGACCGGATGAAGAGATTTTTTCAGTAATTGATTACAAATATGAAACCATTGCAACCCGGTTGAGGGAAATGGCCTTTTTGAATGCTGGTATTAGGATTTTTCTCCAAGACCTTAGGGACTTGGATGAGGATGGAAATCCCAAATCAGATGAATTTTTCTCAGAAGGTGGTTTGGTTGAATTTGTGGAATATCTGGATGAAACCAGGGAAAAAATAATTGAAGCCCCCATTTATATTGAAGGGGAGAAAAATGGAGTTCCGGTTCAAGTGGCTATGAGCTATAATTCCTCATTTTCAGAAAATGTTGTTTCCTATGTGAACACCATTAATACTTATGAAGGCGGAACCCATGTCTCAGGTTTCAGAAGGGCTTTGACCAGGACTTTGAAAGGGTACGCGGATAAATCCGGGATGCTGGATAAACTGAAAGTGGAGGTTTCGGGTGATGATTTCCGGGAAGGTCTGACCGCAGTTATTTCCGTGAAGGTTGCCGAGCCACAGTTTGAAGGCCAGACTAAAACGAAACTGGGAAATTCCGAGGTTGTAAGCGCCGTGGATAGCTCAGTTTCTGAAGTATTGCAATACTGGTTGGAAGAGCATCCCAAGGAGGCCAAGGTGATTGTAGGCAAAGTAGTTTTGGCTGCACAGGCAAGACATGCTGCGCGTAAAGCCCGTGAAATGGTTCAACGAAAAAATGTCCTTGGTGGGGGAGGGCTTCCAGGAAAGCTGGCTGACTGTGCCAATACGGACCCCAAAATTTGTGAACTGTACTTGGTGGAAGGGGACTCAGCAGGTGGTTCCGCCAAACAAGGCAGGGATAGGGATTTCCAAGCCATATTGCCATTAAAAGGAAAAATCCTTAATGTGGAAAAAGCCCATGAGCATAAAATTTATGATAATGATGAGATAAAGAACATTCTTACCGCACTAGGTGTTAAGTTTGGTACAGCTGAGGATGAAAAGGAGCTGGACCAAACAAATCTTAGGTACCATAAGATCATTATCATGACCGATGCTGATATTGATGGTTCCCATATTCGAACACTGATATTGACCTTGTTCTTCCGGTACATGAGGTCCTTAATTGAAAATGGTTATGTGTACATTGCCCTTCCTCCATTGTATTTACTAAGAAAAGGAAAGGACGAAAGGTACTGCTGGACGGAGGACGAAAGGGTAGCTTTGACCAAAGAGATGGCCAAAGATGGAAAAGTTGACAGTGTGGGCATTCAGCGCTACAAAGGGCTTGGGGAAATGAACCCGGAACAATTGTGGACCACGACAATGGATCCTAATTCAAGGGCATTGAAACAAGTTACAATAGATTCTGCTGCAGAGGCCGACCACCTGTTTAGTATGTTGATGGGTGATGAAGTGGCCCCAAGGAGGGATTTTATAGAGAAGAATGCCAAATACGCAAAAATCGACACTTGA
- a CDS encoding NAD(P)/FAD-dependent oxidoreductase — MKKEIQFRLSPREAFDEKVFEKKVLSELGLHKGQDNIQIRQTKRSIDARGRQVKVNVSVETFINEEPSSRVIGEYRYKNIENASSVIIVGSGPAGLFAALRVIELGGKPIILERGKDVRSRRRDLAAINKEHLVNPESNYCFGEGGAGTYSDGKLYTRSKKRGDIRRVLEIMVKFGATEQILVDAHPHIGTNKLPGLVKALRQQVLDAGGEIHFDTRVDNIILNGNEVIGVKTQEGETIKGLGVILATGHSARDIYHLLYQKKILLEAKPFALGVRVEHNQSLIDSIQYHCAGDRGPYLPASSYSLVQQTYFEGKQRGVFSFCMCPGGFIVPAATSPGELVVNGMSPSRRDGKFANSGLVAAVELEDIPEFAQFGPLAAMEFQAKVEKTAWKAGGKTQVAPAQRLLDFVENKESQNLLETSYQPGLQTSNMNEVLPPFIAVRLRDAFIAFGKKMKGYLCNEAQIIGVESRTSSPVRIPREKDSFEHPQIKRLYPCGEGAGYAGGIVSAAMDGERCAEKIMEKYGK; from the coding sequence ATGAAAAAAGAAATCCAATTTCGGCTCAGCCCCAGAGAAGCCTTTGATGAAAAGGTTTTTGAGAAAAAGGTCCTCAGTGAACTAGGTCTCCATAAAGGGCAGGATAATATTCAAATTCGCCAAACAAAAAGATCCATCGATGCCAGGGGACGTCAGGTAAAAGTCAATGTTTCCGTAGAAACTTTTATCAATGAAGAACCCAGTAGCAGGGTAATAGGGGAATACCGGTATAAAAATATAGAAAATGCCTCGTCCGTCATCATTGTCGGCTCCGGGCCTGCCGGGCTTTTTGCTGCTTTGCGGGTTATTGAGTTGGGAGGAAAACCCATCATCCTGGAGAGGGGGAAGGATGTTAGGAGCCGAAGAAGGGATTTAGCCGCCATCAATAAAGAACATTTGGTCAATCCAGAATCCAATTATTGTTTTGGGGAGGGGGGCGCCGGAACTTATTCGGATGGAAAACTTTATACTCGCTCAAAAAAAAGAGGGGATATCAGAAGGGTACTGGAAATCATGGTGAAATTTGGTGCAACTGAGCAAATTTTGGTAGATGCCCATCCCCATATCGGTACCAACAAATTACCAGGGTTGGTGAAAGCTTTGAGGCAACAGGTGCTGGATGCAGGGGGAGAGATCCATTTTGATACCCGTGTAGATAACATTATATTAAATGGTAATGAAGTAATTGGCGTGAAGACGCAGGAAGGTGAAACTATTAAGGGATTGGGAGTAATACTGGCAACAGGCCATTCTGCAAGGGATATTTACCATTTGCTTTACCAAAAGAAAATACTGTTAGAAGCCAAACCATTTGCCTTAGGAGTGCGGGTGGAACATAATCAATCCCTGATTGACAGTATTCAATATCATTGTGCAGGGGACCGAGGACCTTATTTGCCTGCTTCTTCTTATTCTCTGGTACAGCAAACCTATTTTGAAGGAAAGCAAAGAGGGGTGTTTTCTTTTTGCATGTGTCCGGGTGGTTTTATTGTTCCTGCAGCTACTTCCCCAGGAGAATTGGTTGTCAATGGGATGAGTCCCAGCAGGAGGGATGGAAAGTTTGCCAACTCAGGGTTGGTGGCTGCTGTTGAACTTGAAGATATCCCGGAATTTGCCCAATTTGGGCCATTGGCTGCTATGGAATTTCAAGCAAAAGTGGAAAAAACCGCCTGGAAAGCAGGAGGGAAAACACAAGTTGCACCTGCACAGCGTTTGTTGGATTTTGTTGAGAATAAAGAAAGTCAAAATTTGCTGGAAACCTCTTACCAACCCGGGTTACAAACTTCCAATATGAATGAAGTATTACCCCCATTTATTGCCGTTAGGCTAAGGGATGCATTTATTGCATTTGGAAAAAAAATGAAGGGTTATCTTTGCAATGAAGCGCAAATAATTGGTGTGGAAAGCAGAACCAGTTCCCCGGTCAGAATCCCAAGAGAAAAGGATTCTTTTGAACACCCCCAAATCAAAAGATTGTATCCATGTGGTGAAGGGGCCGGTTATGCAGGTGGCATTGTTTCTGCGGCCATGGATGGGGAGCGTTGTGCTGAAAAAATAATGGAAAAATATGGAAAATGA
- a CDS encoding CoA-binding protein, protein MENDLTKKKTLIVGVSQNTSRYAYSATEMLQEHKVPFVPIGINKGEVFGKKIKNLREKPEISNVHTVTLYINPEHQKEWEDYLISLKPKRIIFNPGAENQAFAEKARKENIEVKNACTMVMLSTDQF, encoded by the coding sequence ATGGAAAATGATTTGACCAAAAAAAAGACCCTAATAGTAGGAGTAAGTCAGAATACTTCCCGCTATGCTTATTCTGCCACTGAAATGCTCCAAGAGCATAAAGTCCCATTTGTTCCCATTGGAATAAATAAAGGGGAAGTCTTTGGGAAAAAAATTAAAAACCTCAGGGAAAAGCCAGAGATCTCGAATGTACATACCGTCACACTATATATCAACCCTGAACATCAAAAAGAATGGGAGGATTACCTGATTTCTCTGAAGCCCAAACGGATTATTTTTAATCCTGGAGCAGAAAACCAAGCTTTTGCCGAAAAGGCAAGAAAAGAAAATATAGAGGTGAAAAATGCCTGTACCATGGTCATGTTAAGCACAGATCAATTTTAA
- a CDS encoding acyl-CoA dehydrogenase family protein, which yields MAAIQSKQSSSHQDLFEGVDFYLVDELFTEEQILIRNSIRDFVKKEVSPYIESWAQDAHFPPEIVPKFGEVGAFGPQIPTAYGGGGLDYISYGLIMQEIERGDSGMRSTASVQGSLVMYPIYKMGSEAQKKKYLPPLAAGKMLGCFGLTEPDHGSNPAGMKTHFKDMGDHYLLNGSKMWISNAPHADIAVIWAKNEEGRVHGLIVERGMEGFSTPETHGKWSLRASSTGELVFDNVKVPKENLLPGKSGLGAPLMCLDSARYGIAWGSLGAAMDCFDAARRYAKERIQFGKPIGSFQLVQKKLAEMLTEITKAQLLVWRLGKLMNEDKATSTQISLAKRNNVAMALDIAREARQIHGAMGITGDYSLMRHMMNLESVITYEGTHDIHLLILGQEITGIQAFK from the coding sequence ATGGCGGCAATTCAATCCAAACAATCTTCTTCACACCAGGACCTTTTTGAAGGAGTAGACTTTTACCTGGTCGATGAACTTTTTACTGAAGAGCAAATATTAATCCGGAATTCCATTAGGGATTTTGTTAAAAAAGAGGTTTCCCCTTATATCGAATCCTGGGCACAGGATGCTCATTTTCCTCCAGAAATTGTCCCAAAGTTTGGAGAAGTAGGCGCTTTCGGACCGCAAATCCCAACAGCATATGGGGGAGGTGGATTGGATTACATATCTTATGGCCTGATCATGCAGGAAATCGAACGGGGTGATTCCGGAATGCGGTCCACTGCTTCTGTCCAGGGATCTTTGGTGATGTATCCCATTTATAAAATGGGTTCAGAAGCCCAAAAAAAGAAATATTTACCCCCATTAGCTGCCGGAAAAATGCTGGGCTGCTTTGGCCTGACCGAACCCGACCATGGCTCCAACCCTGCTGGAATGAAAACCCATTTCAAAGACATGGGAGATCATTATCTGCTCAATGGCTCCAAAATGTGGATTTCAAATGCTCCCCATGCGGACATTGCAGTAATATGGGCAAAAAATGAAGAAGGAAGGGTCCACGGACTGATCGTGGAAAGAGGCATGGAGGGATTTTCCACTCCCGAAACCCATGGAAAATGGTCTTTGAGAGCTTCTTCTACTGGTGAATTGGTATTCGACAATGTAAAAGTGCCAAAAGAAAATTTATTACCTGGAAAATCCGGCCTGGGAGCCCCGTTGATGTGCCTGGATTCAGCCCGATATGGAATTGCCTGGGGCAGTTTGGGTGCGGCCATGGATTGTTTTGATGCCGCCAGACGGTATGCTAAAGAACGGATTCAATTCGGCAAACCCATTGGATCTTTTCAATTAGTCCAAAAGAAATTAGCAGAAATGCTTACAGAAATTACCAAAGCCCAATTATTGGTTTGGAGATTGGGCAAGTTGATGAATGAAGATAAAGCCACAAGCACCCAGATTTCCCTGGCCAAAAGAAATAATGTAGCCATGGCATTGGACATCGCACGGGAAGCCCGCCAAATCCATGGAGCAATGGGCATTACAGGAGATTACTCCCTGATGCGCCACATGATGAACCTTGAATCAGTCATCACCTACGAAGGAACTCATGATATTCACCTGTTGATTTTAGGGCAGGAGATTACGGGAATACAGGCATTTAAGTAA